Genomic window (Pelodiscus sinensis isolate JC-2024 unplaced genomic scaffold, ASM4963464v1 ctg55, whole genome shotgun sequence):
ATGTGATTTGCTGGGGAGGTGCATTTCATGAACTCCCACTGGCTGATTCAATAGTTGCTGTAGTCTGTTCATTAAAAGCATAGCTAATTGTTTGCTCTTAATGTTCACTAGTCCAAATAATAAACTTAATCAAGTCTATTGACTAAAGACAAAGCCTTAAAGTACAGAAATGAAATATTACTCTTCTTCTGGGAAGCCATTCTTGGTTTGCAGCATGTTTACCTTACATAGAATGTGTGTTTCAAAGATTCACCCCCAAAACCACTTGTGTATAGAATGGTTGCTGTCTATTACAAAGCATTTTATCACAACTTGGATTCAACCCACTCATTTGTACTAGTTCCTGAACTTGTTGTTCTGTACCCTTATTTTATCTTTGTTCTGGATATTAGCATTCCAGGCATTGATCCATGAAAGTAGCTGCCCGACCTGTACCCTGGAAGAATATTAATGGATTTTGCCTTTGACAGTGTTCCTAGCCCTTATGTAAATGCTGAGTTGCCCTGTTCAAAGGTATCATGGGGTAGACCAGTGAAAAGCATTGTGGGTAAAACCAGTACAAGCCAGTTGGCACAGATATCCAACAGTTTCCATGTCATTCACTTCATACATAATGAGGGTGGTGTCAGTAGTATGTGTAACACATTTGTTGGCTAACAATGGGATGTGACCTTCACCAGAGACTGGTCACTACAATGCAGAGTGGTTGGTCCTTGGTGCCCTTCTCCATCTCGTGTTTACTGAAAAAGTGAAGAATCTACCTTATGTACAGTGGGGGTGGCTTGTAGTTCTGCATAGCCCCTTTTTGAGATGCCTCTGTGTCCTCTATTAACTCTGTGCCTTGTTTTAGGTCCTGTCTTTGGCAGCAAAGATAACTTCCATGGCTTGGCCATTTTCCTGGATACATACCCCAATGATGAAGCAACAGAGGTAAGAGGTAACAGCCTGAGGAGGCCCAAGACTCCTGGCAGCATGGACAGAGTTCATTGTGCCTCATATCAAGGAGCTATCTTTTCCTGCTGTGTGGCTTTGGCACATCACTTATGTGGGCAAGGGGCTGTGGGGTTGGCCTGAGTGTACAGGGGGGTAGTGGAAGGGTGAGGAAGAGCTGTATGTAGTGGGGGAAGGCTTAGGACATGTTCAGTCAGTAGCCCAGGCCCATTTTCCTGACTAGAAAGAACCTGTTTTCAGGGTGTCTGATTCCTGCTGCCATAGGGAGGGGAAGCAAGGAACAAACATGACCCTTGTGAGTTGCGCCACTCACTAGCTATacataggaaaaacttaaaacgacAGGTCAGAGAAATCCTTTCCTGAGAGTTTCCTCGCTTCATCCAGCCCTTACGACAATGATTTAGTAAACGTCTGTTACTAGATCATAGGTAAATCCTGCCAGATTAAGGCTGCCCTTGATTACCAACAGGCTCCATGGAAATGGAGCAGAGTAGTACAAGGAAGGAACTCCTGTCTAATCATTCCTATACTAATTCTTAAGCCTGCATCTAGCCTGGCAGGAATCCATCCAAAATCTGTGTTCCCGGCGGAGTGTCTTTGATTCGCATCCATTCTCCTATGTGCGTGCAAGTCTTATGACATATTCTGGCTGTCATAGTAACAGGGTAGCTAATGCCTTGAGTTCCATCTTCTCCATCTCCTCAAACATAAACTGCTTTAGTTCACTTTCAGGGCCCTTTTAGTGACCTCTCCTCCAccccgcactgctacctctgtattagCAGCAGCATcacggggcagcagctggctccctggaagcTAGTGTGTGctggaagctggcttaaaagccagctcccagtgtgcAGCGACTGCTTCCCCACTCTGCAGGTGCTGGTAACTGTGTAACTGTTGAGATTTTCATCGGTTACAAGTTTTCCCAATTACCcatgttttaacatccctatgcctAGTTGCATGCCCACCCAATAGTAAGAAGCGTTTGCCACAGGTGGCATAAGAACTGGACAGAAGGATCTCTCTGCATCTGTTTCCTTCAACAAAACACATCCTAAAGTCAACTTATCCTAGAAAAGAACATTTCTTATCTGCTGCTCTTCTTCATTGGACCCCGGTGGGCAAAAGCCATAAATTCAGTACCCCAGGGAACAGAAGGTCTGTTTCATGGCAGAGTGCCTCGTCCTCTAGGGGATGCCACAGGCCCTGCCGGGGGGGCTTAGTGCTCGGGCCTGtgggaagctgggaatgagcaacaggggcgGGTCACTTTATGGTTCCCTCTGGGCCtaaatggaccactggtctgagcCAGTGTGACCGTTCTCCTGTGTGGGGCATGCCTGTCCTTAAAGGGAGTGCAAtccactcccagcctgcaggcGGCTTGCAGTACTgttctcctctgcccccgcagCGTGTGTTTCCATACATCTCTGCCATGGTGAATAACGGCTCCCTGGCCTACGACCACAGTAAGGATGGGCGCTGGACGGAGCTAGcaggctgcacagctgatcttCGAAATCGGAACCATGACACTTTCCTGGCAGTTCGCTACTCCAGGGGCCGACTAACGGTGAGATGGCTTGGGAGATGGTGCTGAGCTCCATGTCTGTTGCTGGCTCTCTGGGCCATGCACTGGGGTTTGTGCTGAGGAAGGCAGCATGCCAAGGCCAATGGTAAAAGGACTGTTCTCCTAGCACCTGGACCAGCCAATCTGCCTCTTGCCACTGGCTCCAGAGAGGCTGATGGTGAACCAGGCAGCACTCTGCACCAGTGGGGGCCAGGGCCTTCCCACTTTTTCAAAGCCAGTGCCTGGCCTGGCCACTTTTCAATGGGGTGgacccaccctcttcccccctgAGGCCCCAGCCCTGAGACAGCCCATTTTGGAGCCTGGCTAGGGAAGGGAGCCTGGGCAGTGTGGAAGCCACACACGTGGACCCTCACCTGCCTGCATGCCTCCCCAGGGGAGGTGGAGAGTCTGCAATTCCACACCAGCTGCCCACACAGCTTTCCCCgactctggccaggagggggtcctCCAAGCCAGAGCCTGGTTATGGTAAGAGCCATGCAGGCATCTGTGGGGGGGCTGCAACGTGGCCCTTACACCTGCTAGGGATGAGGGGTGAGGACACAAGCCGGAGGTGGCTTACAGGAGCCTGCCCGCACTGCATGGAAGGTCCACAGCTGCCTGTGAGGCTCTGATCCTGGTTGGGCTACagctccaaggccccacccttggATGGAGCCGCACAGACAGCTATGGGGAGCCAGCTCAGCCCCTCCATTTCAATCTGTCCTggtctgggagccctggggcttgGATATGGGCAGGGAGCCCCACTCTGAcggccagctggggctccctaGCCACACTCTAGTTCTAGCTTTGCTGAGGGCGGGGCCTCATGGGGTGCCCCCTTGGGAAGACTCTGAAGCCCTTGCTGCTTCTTCCTCTGGTGAAGTTTCCCTTTCTGGGCAGGTGATGACGGATGTGGAGGACAAGAATGAGTGGAAGAACTGCATCGACATTGCAGGGGTCCGACTGCCCACTGGCTACTTCTTTGGGGCTTCTGCTGGCACGGGGGACCTGTCTGGTGAGCGCTCCTTTCAAACTGCAGtctgctctgggggtgggtggcCTGGGCACTCGGCACAGGAGAGGAGACCAGCAGTCTGGGAAAGAGCAGGCTCCTTGGCTAGGCGTGGGGAAAGCCTCTCCCAAGAAAAGCCCGCCAGAGACAGAGAGGAATCTTTCCCGTGCCTTTGTGGCCATGCAGCTCGGAGAGCACTGTGACCCCGTGACATCATACCGGTGCTTGTTTCCTAGACAATCATGACATCATCTCAATGAAGCTATTTCAGCTGATGGTAGAGCATCCACCGGAGGAAGAGAACATTGACTGGACAAAGATCGAGCCCAGCGTCAGCCTCCTTAAGTCCCCAAAAGGTGAGCCCTGTGGGCCCTAAGATGGAGGGTTCCTGTGTCATCCCTCGAGACCTCAGAAAGGTGGTGGCCTGGCAAAGACCTAGACTGACCGATGCTGAGCCCTCAGCCACAAGCAATGGAAGATCCACGTAGCATCACTGGTGGGAGGGCATGTCTTCCACACAGCCCGGAGGTGGAATGGAGATTCTGCCACCCCAGCCTGAGCAATGGAATTTCCTTGCCTGTTCTTAACGCAGGAACACCAGACATGGATATTGACCTGCCCAAAAGCCATTCTTTTGGGAGGGATTTGGCACATCAGCCGTAGCCCATTCAGCCATCTGAGAGATGGGAGACCAAGCCCGAGGTGGGAAGTGGGAGACTTGTGGGGCAGAGCATTCTGCTGTAAGCCTTGCTCTTTCCTGCCTACAGACAACGTGGATGACCCTACAGGGAACTTCCGAAGTGGGCCCCTGACTGGTTGGAAGgtgttcctgctgctgctctgcgccTTGCTGGGCATCATTGTGTGTGCTGTGGTGGGGGCTGTGGTGTTCCAGAGACGGCAGGAGAGGAACAAGCGTTTTTACTAGAagagctggcctggccctggccctggccccggcccaaCTGTGATCTTTTCTACACGAGAGTGTACAAAACTCTGCTTTCTAAAAAGCTGTTTTTGGAGAAATAAGAGGAGTGTTTTGGTATCTTGTTCCTGCCTCCTGGAAGGGGTGTGTGTCAAACAAGCAGGAAGTGAGAGAGCAAGCGCTGCCTGCTGTGGGCCAGTGCCCACGCTCCCTCGGTGGATctagcactggctcccagggtaAGAGTGAGGCGGAGCTGTTTGTTCGATGGACTGGATGGGGGAATGTAGCCACGGGAAGGGTCTCACCCTGGATGGATGTGTAATGTAACAGGTTCTGTGGGCACTGTTGAGAGGatcaaatcagggcaaattgctttaACACATGCCTGCTTGCAGTCCAGGACTGGTGTGGTGCTTCATAGGGAAGGACCCCACTCAGAGTACACCCCACTGGCTAGCAGGCAACCAAGCAATCCCTTCAAGCCCTGCAGCATTTCCTTTATCACCAGCAGTTCACTCATTGCACTGCTGACAGGTTCACAAATCCAAAGAGGTTATTCTAACTGTAAAGGACCAAGCCACGTTCCCAGGTCACTTTATACCTCCGATCTCACCCAACAGAGCATGCTGTGCCCACCCTTAAAGATTTATTCATAAAAGAAAGGTTGAGTAAAATTTGCTGAAGGAAACAAATTGCACACACTAACCACAAAGTTCCTGGTGCAGGCCTGTAGTTGAGATGGAATAAataagtctctggaatacatcctttGGTAGGATGGGCCATCAGTCCTGGCCTCAGTTCATAGTAAAGCTGCTCCTGCACTGATGAACTGGCATGCAGACCAAATGCAGGGAATTCCATTCTTCTCACTGCGTAGTGTGTTCAAGATGCAGTTTGCCACATGTCCATGCCTGACTCATTGCTTAGCAGCTGTTGCTTACCTGCTTGTCTGCAAGTTGGCAGAAAAATTCCTTAGACGTGGATTGCACCAATCATGGTCTGTTGTGAGTCAAGGGCtctgaaaatttgcagatgataccaaactgctcaatatagttaagagcaaagcagactgtgaagagcttcaaaaagatctcacccaactaactgattgggcaacaaaatggcaaataaaatttaatgttgataaatataaactAATGCACCTTGGGAAAACTAATCCggactatatatacaatatgatagggactaatttggctacaactactcaagaaagatcttggagtcattgtggatagttctccgaaAACATCCATTCCGTGCGCAgcgcagtcaaaaaagcaaatagaatgttaggcgtcattaaaaaagggatagagaataaggaaaggttcagaaaagggcaacaaaaattttTAGGGGTTTACAATGGGTCccctgtgaagagagattaataagatttggacttttcatcttagaaaagaggagactaagggggaataggaTAGAGGCTTATAAAATTGACtaatgtggaaaaagtaaataaggaaatgttatttacttattcccacagtattaGAACTAGGgctcacaaaatgaaattaagaggcagtaggtttaaaaaaaaacaaaggaagtttATCACACAGCgcaccatcaacctgtggaactccttgccagaggatgtggtgaaggctacaaattgaacagggttcaaaaaagagctagatagccattgatggacctaacctccatgaatcgattagccaggatgggtaggaatggtggccctagcctttgtttctctgCAGGTGGCTGACAGGAGGGATCCCAtcaggattacctgttgtgttccctccctctggggcatctcctGGGCACTGTTGGCAGatgatgctgggctagatggatcattggtctggcTGAGGTTTCTCACTGAAGCAAATACGTGAAATATCAGTAGAGCCAGGTCTTGTAATGTGGGCTGTTAAATCTAGTTTAACTAATTGATTAGTCATTGAGCTGGGCAggtgcagctgggctgggctgactTTGAAAGGCGCTAGGAGCCCCCTGGCGCTCaatgcactgggaaggggtggcaGCCTGAGCCCTTGGGCCGGGCACCCCGCTGTGCTCTGAGCGTGGGTAACTCAGGAGCCGGCAGGGGCGCGGATTCTAGAGGGGCATGAGCGATTCCCCTCCAGCGGGGGGGACCGGCCGTTAATCCGGCTCAGGCTCcggcccccccttgctgcctcggctacagctggcgagcgggggcGCGACCGGCCTTTGCCTGCTCGCTCACGTCCCGGTGCACGTGGGCCGCGGAAACCGGCTCAGCAAAGCACCAGCCTCCCGTGCACCCCTCACCCGGCCACTTGGTACAGCCTGCGGGGCAAACACGCACCATGGGCGCGCCCCTCAGAACCCCAGGCACGTTATGGGCGGGcagcccagggggcggggcaacGGTAAGGGCTCGCGCGGGGACTGCCGGGAGTTGTAGTCCCGTCCCGAGAGGCCGCACGTGACGTGACGGGCAAGATGGCGGCTCGCGGTGGCCTCGGTCTGgccctgccgctgctgctgctgctgctggcgggcgCCGTGGGCCGGAGCCGCGGCCTCTACTTCCACCTGGGCGAGACGGAGCGACGCTGCTTCCTGGAGGAGATCCCGGACGAGACCATGGTGATAGGTAGGGGggcacgggccggggggggcgggatacgggcacgggccggggggggcggaggggagccggggggggcgggatacgggcacgggccggggggggcggaggggagccggggggggcgggatacgggcacgggccggggggggcggaggggagccggggggggcgggatacgggcacgggccggggggggcagaggggagccggggggggcgggataCGGGCACGGGCCGGGGGAGCGGAggggattcgggggggggggcgggatacgggcacgggccggggggggcggaggggagtcgggggggggcgggatacgggcacgggccgggggggcggaggggagccggggggggcgggatacgggcacgggccggggggggcggaggggagtcggggggggcgGGATACGGGCACgggccgggggggcggaggggagccggggggggcgggggggggggcgggatacgggcacgggccgggggggcggaggggagccggggggggcgggatacgggcacgggccggggggggcggaggggagccggggggggcgggatacgggcacgggccggggggggggcacgggccggggggggcagaggggagtcggggggggcgGGATACGggcacgggccggggggggcgggatacgggcacgggccggggggggcggaggggagccgggggggggcgggatacgggcacgggccggggggggcggaggggagccggggggggcgggataAGGGCACGGGccagggggggcggaggggagccgggggggcgggATACGggcacgggccggggggggcggaggggagccgggggggcgggATACGggcacgggccggggggggcggaggggagccggggggggcgggatacgggcacgggccggggggggcggaggggagccggggggggcagaggggagtcgggggggggcgggatacgggcacgggccgggggggcggaggggagtcggggggggcgggatacgggccggggggggcggaggggagtcggggggggcgGGATACGggcacgggccgggggggggcggaggggagtcggggggggcgGGATACGGGCACGGGCCAGGGGGGGCgaaggggagtcgggggggggcgggatacgggcacgggccggggggggcggaggggagtcgGGGGGGCGGGATAcgggcacggggcggaggggagtcgGGGGGGCGGGATAcgggcacggggcggaggggagtcgGGGGGGCGGGATAcgggcacggggcggaggggagtcgGGGGGCGAGATACGggcacgggccggggggggcggaggggagtcggggggggtgGGATACGGGCACGGGCCGGGGGAGAGTCGGGGGGCGGGATACGGGCTCAGGCCGGAGGGGAGTCGGGGGGCGGGATACGGGcacgggccgggggggcagggagtcgGGGACGGGATACGGGCATAGGTCTGGGGAGCGGAGGGGACTTGGGAGTGGAGGGATATGGGCACGGGtcgggggagctggggggatgGGTTGGGAGGGGTGAGTGTGGGACTGAGGCCAGGAGGGGAGTGAGCAGCAGTCAGGGAACACAGGCAGAGGCCAAGGGGGGCAGCAGATGGAGGCTGCAGATTCCCTGGGGTAGGTAATTGAAGCATTGTCTGGGGCTGGGGTAAGGATTTGACATTGTGATTAATCGGCGAGTCGATTAGTGGCTAGGGGGCGCTCGCTATCcggctgcgcctctccctttgaagtgTGCAGGAGCGGCCTGGGGCTCTTGTACCTCTCCAGGAGAGGGGCGCAGCAGTCAGCACTCCATGCAAACAGGGACTGCTTGTCCATGCTGCCATTTCCTGCCCTGtgcctctgcctgcctccccacacAGACAGTGTAGTGAGGAGCTAGCTTTTAAcctagctcctcctcctcctcaccctgCCCTTGGTGCTTCTgattcagtggggggggggggggggcatgaggagcagggtggggcttaTGGTGCTGCCTCCTGCAGGGAATTACCGCACCCAGCTCTATGATAAGCAGAGGGAGGATTACATGCCTGCCACACCCGGGCTCGGCATGCTGGTGGAAGTGAAGGATCCTGATGATAAGGTACCTGGTTTTGGGGAGAAGATACGGGTGCCTCTTTCAGCCTTGGTTAGGTGCGCTAGCTCTGCCCTCATATCCATCCCGTGGGGGCCCCAAACCTGCAGCAGTGAGACTGAACAACCCAGACCCAGGGCCCATAGTGAGGGCTGCTCTGTTTGCTGCTGACTCTGGTGCCCCACAGACCATTAAGGCTTTGTCCACGTAGCATCTTAAATGAGACAACTCTTCCTGGTATGAAGTCACCACAGATACTGGTGAGTCTGCCATGGGCAAACTCTGGGTTTAAGTGGGTCTGCCTCATTTTTCTCTTGCTGCCTGGTTCTGGGAAGTTCTTGGCAACATGATGTTGACTATAGTTCTGTCAGTTCCAGTTTGAATTAAGAAATTAGAAAACTAAGCTCCTTTTAACTGCTTCCCTGTAAAGGGAGCTGCTCTAATTAGGGCAGTGACTGTTGATCCCCATGGTACATGGTGGCCAGTCACTTCTAGTCTGGTTCAATCCGAGATGTATTGATGCTCGGGTCCTGGACGTGTGCAATGAGGCCTAGACAGAgctcttcctctctcttcccagtCTCTCCTCCCCGTGCATTTATTTGGAGTCCAGCTTGtttagaaattgctaatgaacagGCTCTAAAGTTCAGTAGAATGACTCTCTGGAGAGCGACTAACTGAAATGCTGATTTGGCCCACACACTTGGCCTTCTGCGATGCTCTGACTGACATCTGAGCAGCTAGCACAGGGGATTTGTAGGGGCCTGTGAATCTTCCTTGCCACCTAGATCTCACCACAGAGCAGTTTTTGGCCATACGGACTCTCTAGCTGTCGGAACAAGTGTTCCGCCAGAGAGCTCCATGCCCCTGCTGTCGCTCCACGGAGGTACTGCATGCAAATCCTGGCTTAGCTGGGCACTGCAGCCCTGTCCTTCTCTTCCAGGTTGTCTTGTCGAGGCAGTACGGCTCTGAGGGCAGATTCACCTTCACCTCACACACTCCCGGAGAGCATCAGATCTGCCTGCATTCCAACTCCACCAGATTCTCTCTCTTTGCAGGGGGTGTGCTGGTAAGGGGGGCCCATGCaggaccggggggagggggtcataTGGAACTGCGGTAGAACCTCTGATGGTGGTGTCTTGTCTTGCTGCAGAGGGTCCACCTAGATATCCAGGTCGGGGAACATGCCAATGACTATGCTGAGATTGCTGCCAAAGACAAGCTGAGTGAGCTGCAGCTCCGAGTGCGGCAGCTTATCGAGCAGGTGGAGCAAATACAGAAGGAGCAGAACTACCAGCGGGTGAGCCACCTAGAGCAGTGTGGCCGCCCCTGTGCTCTCACTGGAGATGCGGCATGGCTGTGTttgtggtagggatgtaaaatcccggttagtcagttaactagttatgtttaaccagttaactgattcaaCAGGATCCTATTGGAAACTGTCCCAGCctggcctgcccccacccccagctgctgctgccatgccctCCCACACATTGTGGTGAGGCTGCTGTCTTCTGCCACAGGACCGCACAGCACACATGAGGCTGTAGGCTCCTTCTCGCTCCCTCCTTCCCACATGTGAGAGtctgctggctcctgctgccaacGGGGGAGGCCCCTCTGTGCGTTAGGTTGCCAGCTGCTACTGCTGCCACCATCATCTCCCTGCTTCCATGGCAAGGCTGCCGGCTACCATCCCCCTTGCCttgcatggggctggagcagccttcggCATGTGGCAGGCCACAagcggggagctgctcccaggtactGGTCAACCATTACCCGgcaagcatcacccattaagggtaatCAGCCagctggttacctgttcacatccctcgCTTGTGGGTTGGGGAGGTCACCCAGCTGGAAGATGATTACTAGATTTCTGAGACACGAGGACCATGGGAAACCCCTGATCTCTGGGGCCCAGGAAGCTCAGTCGGTATTCCTTGTCTGATCTGGTCTTGTTTTCCTTGCTGCAGTGGCGAGAGGAGCGGTTCCGGCAGACCAGTGAGAGCACCAACCAGCGGGTTCTCTGGTGGTCCATTGTCCAGACCCTCATCCTTGTTGCCATTGGCGTATGGCAGATGAGGCACCTCAAGAGTTTCTTTGAAGCCAAGAAACTGGtataaagagagcacccagcacgAGCTAACAGCCCTCTCTTCACAGAGGCAGCTCTCTGAGATTCAGCAGCCTGGGCCAATCatgtcctccttcccccagctctgcagctggTTGGACTGTCACGCCTCCACCATTCTCTCCCGCCAGTGTGGTGGGATGTCCTCCTATTGGTTTATGCGGTTTCACTCACACTCAGTCTGTGGTGCGTACATGCTCCATTACTGTAGTATCCGAGTGCCTCTCACTGTGCAACACATTTATCTCAGCTCTGCTGGGAGGTAGATAGGGATATTCTTGTCCTGAGGTCCAGAGACTACTTGCCTCAGGGTCTGCACCGAGTCTCTAGTAGAGCAGGAATTTAAATCCAGTCTCAGGCTAGTACCCTAATCATTGGACTGTCTTCCCTGGAAATAAAGGGTAGAGTATTAACCCTGCATGGATTCCTTCAGAGTGCCCTGACAGTCCACAGGAAGTCTGGACCTGCCTTCCTCCAAATGGCATTTGAACTCTTGACAGGAGGGGTgaagtctgtctgtctcttcctGTGGATTTCCTCCTATCCCAAGACTTGCCCCCTACAATGAGCTGTGGTCCCCTTTCCAAGGAGGCTGGAATCCTCATCTCTTTAACCAGAACCAGTATTTTCTTCATGCCAAGACACTGTTATAAAGAGAGGAGGAAGCTTTTGCAAACAGCTCTATTGTACACAGAACCTTCAGTCAGGTGCTGAAACCTGCCATGACTAAGTCCTGaactggctgctctgtgctgcagTTGGATGGCTCCAGAGAGGACAGCGGGGATTGTGGTGGCAAAGGAGACTGCACTACCATGGCTTTCTGAGGTTCCTGGCCTGTCCCTACACTGACTGTGTATTAATACATAATGTGAAGGGACTGCAGAGTGATTACAACTAGCTGCCTTGGGGCTGAGGCAGTAGGATTGTGTCTGCTGTGGATGTTTTGAAGGTGCTAAATTACCTTGCTGTGCTATAGCGGTACCGTGGGATTAGAACCACACAAGGTGCTATGCAGGGATGGCTGCATATTTCAGTTTAGCATTGCTCATCCTTTGTTTTCCTATTCCGTTAGGTTGGCGGTAGGGATATGGGTGCAAGGCAAAGCTGTTCTATCTTCCCAATTCATCATTTGTTCTCTGAGAGCCTGCTGCGTGTGGGGCACTTCCTTTTCAAGGTGGTGTAGTGGTGGGTCAGTTAGCATCAGTCCGTATGAGTAATAGGGGGAGAAGTCATGCTCAGCTTCCTGTTCCACAATGCTGCAGCCACCTCTCCCCTTCTACTGGGCTTCAGCATGACCCTGGCTGCAAGGTGGGGCACCTGCAGCAAGCAGTGAAACAGATTGGTTGATGCAAACAAGGGGCTGTGGCAGAGCAAAGGGGGTCCTGGTTACTGAGTTTTGGACACTTTGTCCTAAATTGTGAATTTCTAATAAAGAGCTCTCTAGGGAAGAGCTTGTGTGCACCCCTAGACTCCTGCTCTCTGTGCCTTCTGCTTGCTCGGTGGAAAACAGGTGGCTGACTACAGCTGGGATGAAAACCCTCTTCGGGGAAGAGTTTCCCCTCTGggcgaag
Coding sequences:
- the LMAN2 gene encoding vesicular integral-membrane protein VIP36 isoform X1 encodes the protein MAAAPGGGGCARRGRWGRGCPARGLVSGALLLLASGLRRGAAELTDGHSEHLKREHSLTQPYQGLGSSSMPLWDFQGSTMLTSQYVRLTPDERSKEGSIWNRVPCFLKDWELHVHFRIHGAGKKNLHGDGFALWYTRERLTPGPVFGSKDNFHGLAIFLDTYPNDEATERVFPYISAMVNNGSLAYDHSKDGRWTELAGCTADLRNRNHDTFLAVRYSRGRLTVMTDVEDKNEWKNCIDIAGVRLPTGYFFGASAGTGDLSDNHDIISMKLFQLMVEHPPEEENIDWTKIEPSVSLLKSPKDNVDDPTGNFRSGPLTGWKVFLLLLCALLGIIVCAVVGAVVFQRRQERNKRFY
- the LMAN2 gene encoding vesicular integral-membrane protein VIP36 isoform X2; the encoded protein is MPLWDFQGSTMLTSQYVRLTPDERSKEGSIWNRVPCFLKDWELHVHFRIHGAGKKNLHGDGFALWYTRERLTPGPVFGSKDNFHGLAIFLDTYPNDEATERVFPYISAMVNNGSLAYDHSKDGRWTELAGCTADLRNRNHDTFLAVRYSRGRLTVMTDVEDKNEWKNCIDIAGVRLPTGYFFGASAGTGDLSDNHDIISMKLFQLMVEHPPEEENIDWTKIEPSVSLLKSPKDNVDDPTGNFRSGPLTGWKVFLLLLCALLGIIVCAVVGAVVFQRRQERNKRFY
- the TMED9 gene encoding transmembrane emp24 domain-containing protein 9, translated to MAARGGLGLALPLLLLLLAGAVGRSRGLYFHLGETERRCFLEEIPDETMVIGNYRTQLYDKQREDYMPATPGLGMLVEVKDPDDKVVLSRQYGSEGRFTFTSHTPGEHQICLHSNSTRFSLFAGGVLRVHLDIQVGEHANDYAEIAAKDKLSELQLRVRQLIEQVEQIQKEQNYQRWREERFRQTSESTNQRVLWWSIVQTLILVAIGVWQMRHLKSFFEAKKLV